The window AGCGGTTCAAGGAGATCAGCGAGGCCTACTCGGTGCTGTCGGACCCCGGCCAGCGCAAGGAGTACGACGCGGTGCGGGCGATGGCGCACGGCCGGGCCCGGTTCACTGCCGGCAGCGGGCCCACCGGTGGCTTCTCCGACGACGTGTTCTCCGGTTTCTTCAGCCGCCAGTCCGGGCGCCAGCCGGGTGGCGGCTTCGGCAACCAGGGCGCGAACATCAGCGTCGAGGATCTGCTGTCGGGGATGTTCACCGGAGGCGGCGGCGCGGGTGGTTTCGGGCAGGCGCCGCCGCGTACCGGCGCCGACGTCGAGGCCACCACCACGCTGAGCTTCCGGCAGGCCGTCGAGGGCGACACGGTGAGCCTGCGGCGCGGTGACGGCTCCACCATCACCACCCGGGTGCCCGCCGGGGTGAAGGACGGCCAGAAGATCCGGTTGCGGGGCAAGGGCAATCCCGGGCCGGCCGGCAACGGCGACCTGATCCTGACCGTGGCCGTGCAACCGCATCCGCTGTTCGGCCGGTCCGGTGACGACCTCACCGTGACGGTTCCGGTCACCTTCGCCGAGGCCGCTCTCGGAGCCCAGATCGCGGTGCCGACCTTCGACGGCTCGACGGTCACCCTGAAGCTGCCGCCCGGCACCCCGTCCGGCCGGGTGCTGCGGGTCAAAGGCAAGGGCGTCGCGCGCAAGGACGGCTCGGCGGGCGACCTGCTGGTGAACGTGTCGGTCGCGGTTCCGCAGAAGCTGGACGGCGCCGCCCGGGAGGCCGTGGAGGCCTACGCCGCGGCCACCGCCGGCGATGACCCTCGAGCCGGATTGCTGGAGCAAGCGAGGTCGTCATGAGCGTGCCACGATTCGCCGAGTCAGCCGCCGTCTTCGTGATCTCGGTGGCGGCGGAGCTGGCCGGGATGCACCCGCAGACGCTGCGCCAGTACGACCGGCTGGGCCTGGTGTCACCGCACCGGACCCCCGGCCGTGGCCGCCGGTACTCCCCGCGCGACATCGCGCAGCTTCGCGAGGTGCAGCGGCTCTCGCAGGAGGAGGGCGTCAACCTGGCCGGCATCAAGCGCATCCTCGAGCTTGAGAACGAGGTGCACGCGTTGCGGGCCCGGCTCGCCGAGGTGGAGGAGGACCGCCGTCGCTCCAGCAGGATGCAGCCCAAGCTGGGCGCCCGGCGACTGTTCGCGGCCGGACCGGCCGGTGACATCGTCTCGGTCCCGATGGGCCGGCCGTTCAGCAAGCCGTCCGGCGAGCTGGTGGTCTGGCGGCCGCGAAGCTGACCGATCCCTCGGGTCGAGATTCGGCCGCCGCGTCCGCTAGCGCATGCTGTTCGCGATCCGCAGCAATTCCTTGGCGCTGAGCGAGGCCCGCGGCGGATTGGCCCCTACGGAGCAGATCGACCACCAATATTCGGAGTCGTTCCAAACCACGCATATCACATTGGGCGCGGCGTTGTACGTGAACACCTTTGCCGGATGTCCGAGCACCTTTGC of the Jatrophihabitans sp. genome contains:
- a CDS encoding DnaJ C-terminal domain-containing protein, encoding MASQDWFDRDFYKSLGVASDATDADIKKAYRKLAKDLHPDKNPGDVKAEQRFKEISEAYSVLSDPGQRKEYDAVRAMAHGRARFTAGSGPTGGFSDDVFSGFFSRQSGRQPGGGFGNQGANISVEDLLSGMFTGGGGAGGFGQAPPRTGADVEATTTLSFRQAVEGDTVSLRRGDGSTITTRVPAGVKDGQKIRLRGKGNPGPAGNGDLILTVAVQPHPLFGRSGDDLTVTVPVTFAEAALGAQIAVPTFDGSTVTLKLPPGTPSGRVLRVKGKGVARKDGSAGDLLVNVSVAVPQKLDGAAREAVEAYAAATAGDDPRAGLLEQARSS
- a CDS encoding helix-turn-helix transcriptional regulator, whose product is MSVPRFAESAAVFVISVAAELAGMHPQTLRQYDRLGLVSPHRTPGRGRRYSPRDIAQLREVQRLSQEEGVNLAGIKRILELENEVHALRARLAEVEEDRRRSSRMQPKLGARRLFAAGPAGDIVSVPMGRPFSKPSGELVVWRPRS